Proteins from a single region of Pirellulales bacterium:
- a CDS encoding argininosuccinate synthase, translated as MPSCVLAYSGGLDTSVILGWLQEAGYQVHAVYVDLGQPCEDRAAILKKARDCGAVSSRIVDAQEELCRDFAFPVLQWQAKYENIYLLGTSIARPLITKVCLQVAREVQADAYAHGATGKGNDQCRFQLAADALAPGTQVIAPWRIESFRRRFPGRREMIAFCEEKKIPVKASASKPYSSDENCLHISYEAGKLEDLTVCGTDLVDFGMTVSPQQAPEQIETITIGFKAGVPTTLNGQPKSALQMVQELNAIGGRNGIGRIDIVENRFVGMKSRGVYEAPGMTVLYAAHQAIEQLTTDRDLIHLRDQLAPQVAEMVYYGFWYSAKMDALMALAREAQKNVDGDVTLNLYKGNILVASRQSPKSLYDAGIASMEGGGSYNQTDAEGFLRIQGLPLRVQGKITPRQF; from the coding sequence ATGCCTAGCTGCGTACTGGCCTATTCGGGCGGACTAGATACATCGGTCATTTTGGGTTGGCTGCAGGAAGCAGGATATCAAGTTCACGCGGTCTATGTCGATCTTGGGCAACCGTGCGAGGACCGCGCGGCAATTCTGAAGAAAGCTCGCGACTGTGGAGCGGTTTCGTCGCGGATTGTGGATGCTCAGGAAGAACTGTGCCGAGACTTTGCGTTTCCGGTGCTCCAGTGGCAGGCGAAATACGAGAATATCTATTTGTTGGGAACGTCGATCGCCCGGCCGTTGATTACGAAGGTCTGCTTGCAGGTGGCCCGCGAGGTGCAGGCCGATGCGTATGCCCACGGCGCGACCGGAAAAGGAAACGATCAGTGCCGGTTTCAACTCGCGGCCGATGCGTTGGCGCCGGGGACACAAGTCATCGCCCCGTGGCGGATCGAAAGCTTTCGTCGCCGATTTCCCGGGCGGCGCGAAATGATCGCCTTTTGCGAAGAGAAAAAGATTCCGGTGAAGGCGTCGGCGTCGAAGCCGTACAGCAGCGACGAAAACTGCCTCCACATCAGCTACGAAGCCGGCAAGCTCGAAGACCTAACGGTCTGCGGAACCGACCTGGTGGACTTTGGCATGACGGTTTCTCCACAGCAAGCGCCAGAGCAGATCGAAACGATCACGATCGGTTTCAAAGCCGGCGTGCCGACGACGCTCAACGGGCAGCCGAAATCGGCCCTGCAAATGGTCCAAGAGCTGAACGCGATCGGCGGGCGCAACGGCATCGGCCGGATCGATATCGTCGAAAATCGCTTTGTCGGCATGAAAAGCCGCGGCGTCTACGAAGCCCCCGGCATGACCGTTCTCTACGCCGCCCACCAGGCGATCGAACAACTCACGACCGATCGCGATTTGATTCATCTGCGCGATCAACTTGCTCCGCAGGTCGCGGAGATGGTCTACTATGGCTTTTGGTATTCAGCGAAGATGGATGCCCTGATGGCGCTGGCCCGCGAGGCGCAGAAGAACGTCGATGGCGACGTGACGCTCAATCTGTACAAAGGCAACATCCTCGTCGCCAGCCGCCAAAGCCCCAAAAGCCTGTACGATGCAGGGATCGCCAGCATGGAAGGGGGGGGCTCGTACAACCAGACCGACGCGGAAGGGTTTTTGCGAATCCAAGGTTTGCCGCTGCGAGTGCAGGGCAAGATCACGCCGCGACAATTTTAG